In a single window of the Eleginops maclovinus isolate JMC-PN-2008 ecotype Puerto Natales chromosome 6, JC_Emac_rtc_rv5, whole genome shotgun sequence genome:
- the LOC134865635 gene encoding neuromedin-U receptor 1-like, translated as MLQRNCSLAALFTSGATVLNDVGCTDAAVLCGMNISWVLANATAQDLYYMCLSEEEYLSMRLGPMRSPAFLPVCVTYLTIFMVGVLGNSLTCAVILRHRVMQTPTNFYLMSLAISDLLVLMLGMPLEIYEMWQNYPFLLGEGGCYFKTFLFETVCFASILNVTALSVERYMAVVHPLKVKHMATRSHVKRVIIMLWVLSMLCAVPNTSLHGIVVLPSWFGRQFPRSAICHIIKPTWVYNLIILISTFVFFVLPMMIISILYLIIGLRLHRDRMMNVVETSFGPESLTRSHKQKLSRRNLQVTKMLCVLVIVFGLCWAPFHVDRLMWSYIDTSSEQHLQVFEHVHIVSGVFFYLSSAINPILYNLMSTRFREMFSHITCYRKSWPARFSQQMTQRSTLSEKMPSSMKST; from the exons ATGCTGCAGCGTAACTGCTCCCTCGCTGCCCTTTTTACATCTGGTGCCACAGTCCTCAATGACGTGGGCTGCACCGACgcagctgtgttgtgtgggATGAATATCTCCTGGGTGTTGGCAAATGCAACTGCACAGGATCTGTACTACATGTGCTTAAGCGAAGAGGAGTACCTTTCCATGCGTCTGGGGCCGATGAGGTCCCCTGCattccttcctgtctgtgtcacCTACCTTACCATCTTTATGGTGGGCGTACTTGGCAATTCTCTCACCTGCGCTGTGATTTTGCGCCACAGGGTGATGCAGACGCCCACCAACTTCTACCTCATGAGCCTGGCAATATCTGACTTGCTGGTGCTGATGCTGGGCATGCCATTAGAGATCTACGAGATGTGGCAAAACTACCCCTTCCTGCTCGGGGAGGGAGGTTGCtactttaaaacctttttatttgagACTGTGTGCTTCGCCTCCATCCTTAATGTTACAGCGCTGAGCGTGGAGCGCTACATGGCGGTGGTGCACCCCCTCAAAGTCAAACACATGGCAACACGGTCTCACGTCAAGAGGGTCATCATCATGCTATGGGTGCTTTCCATGCTGTGTGCTGTGCCAAACACTAGTCTGCATGGCATTGTGGTGCTACCTTCATGGTTTGGACGACAGTTTCCCCGATCTGCTATCTGCC ATATAATTAAGCCCACCTGGGTGTACAACCTAATCATCCTGATTTCAACATTCGTCTTCTTCGTGCTCCCCATGATGATAATCAGCATTCTCTACCTGATCATTGGTTTGCGGCTGCACAGGGACCGGATGATGAATGTGGTGGAAACAAGCTTTGGACCGGAAAGTCTCACCCGGTCCCACAAGCAGAAACTGAGCAGACGCAACCTGCAAGTCACCAAAATGCTGT GTGTGCTGGTGATTGTGTTCGGACTTTGCTGGGCCCCCTTCCATGTGGACCGCTTGATGTGGAGCTACATCGACACCTCGTCGGAGCAACACCTCCAGGTCTTCGAGCACGTCCACATCGTCTCCGGGGTTTTCTTCTACCTAAGCTCTGCCATCAACCCCATCCTCTACAACCTCATGTCCACCAGGTTCAGAGAAATGTTCAGTCACATAACTTGTTATCGTAAAAGCTGGCCGGCACGCTTCAGCCAACAGATGACCCAACGCAGCACCTTGAGTGAGAAAATGCCCAGCAGTATGAAAAGTACTTAG